A DNA window from Hyphomicrobiales bacterium 4NK60-0047b contains the following coding sequences:
- a CDS encoding P-II family nitrogen regulator, with protein sequence MKKIEAIIKPFKLDEVKEALQEVGLQGITVVEAKGFGRQKGHTELYRGAEYVVDFLPKVKLEVVTTDEMLDKAVEALQTAAKTGRIGDGKIFVSDIVDVIRIRTGETGQEAV encoded by the coding sequence ATGAAAAAGATAGAAGCAATAATCAAACCTTTTAAACTGGATGAAGTTAAAGAGGCTTTACAAGAAGTTGGTTTGCAAGGCATTACTGTTGTTGAAGCCAAAGGTTTTGGCCGTCAGAAAGGCCACACCGAGCTTTACAGAGGCGCTGAATATGTTGTCGACTTTTTGCCTAAGGTTAAATTAGAAGTTGTCACAACTGATGAAATGTTGGACAAAGCTGTTGAAGCTCTTCAAACGGCCGCAAAAACTGGACGTATTGGTGACGGTAAAATTTTTGTTTCTGACATTGTTGATGTAATCCGTATTCGTACTGGTGAAACAGGACAAGAAGCAGTTTAA
- a CDS encoding L,D-transpeptidase, giving the protein MKRSKSIATLVATMAVAVSMSFSATNANAQDLFSVLFGDGPSGGASGKQHVSFSKKFRRNTVVVSFGDRRLYYINKRGQAISYPIAIPKGDARWSGNSRVSQKRVNPSWTPTASMRRENPKLPAFVPGGHPRNPLGTRALYIGSSLYRIHGTDAPWTIGKAASKGCIRMYNEHVQDLYPRVPVGARVIVTWKKFKSA; this is encoded by the coding sequence ATGAAACGTTCAAAGTCTATAGCAACGCTCGTTGCAACAATGGCAGTTGCTGTATCTATGAGCTTCAGTGCCACAAATGCAAATGCCCAGGATCTATTCTCAGTACTATTCGGTGATGGCCCAAGTGGCGGTGCAAGTGGAAAACAACATGTTTCATTTTCTAAAAAATTTAGAAGAAACACAGTTGTCGTAAGCTTTGGTGATCGTCGGCTTTATTATATCAACAAACGTGGCCAAGCCATTTCATATCCAATTGCCATTCCAAAGGGAGACGCGCGTTGGTCCGGTAATTCACGTGTTAGTCAAAAACGCGTAAATCCATCATGGACGCCAACTGCATCTATGCGCCGCGAAAATCCAAAATTGCCAGCCTTTGTTCCGGGTGGGCATCCACGTAACCCACTTGGTACACGCGCACTATATATTGGTTCATCTCTTTATCGTATACACGGAACAGATGCCCCATGGACAATCGGCAAAGCAGCTTCAAAAGGTTGTATCCGCATGTATAACGAACATGTTCAAGACCTATATCCTCGTGTGCCAGTTGGAGCGAGAGTTATTGTGACATGGAAAAAGTTTAAATCAGCTTAG
- the plsY gene encoding glycerol-3-phosphate 1-O-acyltransferase PlsY, whose amino-acid sequence MDHWLVILCFSAFVGYLFGSIPFGLIITKLAGMGDVRNIGSGNIGATNVLRTGKKPLAVLTLLADILKGFLPTLLISNNYDLIPYGLIAGFMALIGHMFPIWLKFRGGKGVATYIGVAFGFFWPSGLCFIVFWLLMAVIFRYSSLSALVACLVTPLLTFFMTEEVIATTLFVMSILVLIRHRSNIERLIAGEEDKIGQQQTS is encoded by the coding sequence ATGGATCATTGGTTAGTTATTTTATGTTTTTCGGCTTTTGTAGGCTATTTATTTGGATCAATTCCTTTTGGCCTAATCATCACAAAGCTTGCAGGTATGGGAGATGTTCGTAATATTGGGTCTGGCAATATTGGCGCAACCAATGTTCTACGTACTGGAAAGAAACCTTTGGCGGTTCTCACTTTACTTGCCGATATTTTAAAGGGATTTCTTCCAACACTTCTTATCTCCAACAATTATGATTTAATTCCATATGGGCTAATTGCTGGTTTTATGGCTTTAATTGGCCATATGTTTCCCATTTGGCTTAAATTTAGGGGTGGTAAAGGCGTTGCGACTTACATAGGTGTTGCATTTGGCTTTTTCTGGCCATCAGGTCTTTGTTTTATTGTTTTCTGGCTACTCATGGCAGTGATCTTTCGCTATTCGTCTCTTTCGGCCCTGGTAGCTTGCCTTGTCACCCCTCTTCTCACCTTTTTTATGACAGAAGAAGTTATTGCAACGACACTTTTTGTTATGTCAATCTTGGTCCTTATTCGGCATCGTAGTAACATTGAACGGTTGATTGCCGGTGAGGAAGATAAAATTGGTCAACAACAAACAAGCTGA
- a CDS encoding isocitrate lyase/phosphoenolpyruvate mutase family protein: MIKGCELATMLGCEWQSDAPLIIPEVWDVASARILVEAGFPTLTTSAAAYAWAQGYRPGERVGLEELLVVAGRIIRDCQKPVMADLEGCFDRSNQYIKRGVMAALTIGGKGVILGDGGRDGMHQMLGVMEVANRIKSARMAAMEMKKDLVLIARTDALHMGALVANPFEEAIKRANTFLNAGADLVHVPGLQNIDVVQQLKSQINGPLMITVSHGNAPTLAEYRDAGITAVSLGTGLMRSALSDMKNKAENLMATGQFGHLENAMSENDMSDILCETVGAQTKVASF; encoded by the coding sequence GTGATTAAAGGATGTGAGCTCGCAACGATGCTAGGTTGCGAATGGCAATCAGATGCCCCTTTGATTATCCCTGAAGTTTGGGATGTCGCATCTGCTCGTATCCTGGTTGAAGCAGGATTTCCAACCCTCACGACTTCAGCAGCTGCCTATGCCTGGGCGCAAGGTTATCGTCCTGGTGAACGGGTTGGCCTTGAAGAGCTTTTAGTTGTCGCCGGACGCATCATAAGGGATTGCCAAAAACCAGTTATGGCTGACCTTGAAGGGTGCTTTGACCGTTCAAATCAATATATCAAACGCGGCGTAATGGCGGCGCTAACCATTGGCGGCAAAGGCGTGATTTTAGGTGATGGTGGGCGAGATGGTATGCATCAAATGCTTGGTGTTATGGAAGTTGCCAATCGCATCAAAAGTGCACGCATGGCAGCAATGGAAATGAAAAAAGATCTGGTCTTGATTGCAAGAACAGATGCTCTTCACATGGGCGCATTGGTTGCAAACCCATTTGAGGAAGCAATTAAAAGAGCAAACACATTCCTAAATGCTGGTGCTGACCTGGTTCACGTGCCGGGTCTTCAAAATATTGATGTCGTCCAACAGTTAAAATCACAGATTAATGGCCCCTTAATGATCACGGTAAGTCATGGTAATGCACCAACTCTTGCAGAATATAGAGACGCAGGAATTACAGCTGTTTCATTAGGAACAGGTTTGATGCGCTCAGCGCTTAGCGATATGAAAAACAAAGCCGAAAACCTAATGGCCACAGGTCAGTTCGGACATTTGGAAAATGCCATGTCAGAAAACGATATGTCTGACATTCTTTGTGAAACGGTGGGCGCTCAAACGAAAGTAGCGTCTTTTTAA
- a CDS encoding cold-shock protein — MSTKGTIKFFNHSKGFGFITPEDGSKDIFVHITALERAGISQVDEGDKVSFEIEDDPRGRGKQATNIQMG; from the coding sequence ATGTCTACTAAAGGCACAATTAAATTTTTTAACCACTCTAAAGGCTTCGGCTTTATCACTCCAGAAGATGGCAGCAAAGACATTTTCGTACACATTACAGCTCTAGAGCGTGCTGGCATCTCTCAAGTTGACGAAGGCGACAAAGTTTCTTTCGAAATCGAAGATGATCCTCGCGGTCGTGGCAAGCAAGCTACAAACATCCAAATGGGCTAA
- the dprA gene encoding DNA-processing protein DprA, with product MVNNKQADLFQSTAPLHPQTLSGQQRVDWLRLIRSPNIGPITFRDLINHFGSASVALSALEGRKFNGKHFQISSKDAALREIEMAEKFNASIVALGEKTYPKWLQSIDSAPPLLYIKGHSELGCRPSVGIVGSRNASGAGLKFAAQLARDLNEQGFVITSGLARGIDAAAHSASLYHGTIAVLGGGLDHIYPAQNEEIYHRVASEGLLVSERPLGVYAKAKDFPRRNRLISGISHGTIIVEAAVRSGSLTTARFASEQGREVFAVPGHPLDPRANGTNRLIQDGATLITNAQDVIDALQPQIKSEASDLKLQGFREDFERDDTTLSSSTTLTDYESGTVDLKQSVLEILGTTPIERDVLVRLLKCTAKELQIVLLELDLEGCIEHHGQQKLSLKQG from the coding sequence TTGGTCAACAACAAACAAGCTGATTTGTTTCAATCTACTGCGCCTTTACACCCTCAAACTTTAAGTGGTCAGCAGCGCGTTGATTGGCTGCGCCTTATCAGATCACCGAACATTGGCCCTATTACCTTTCGAGATTTAATCAACCACTTTGGAAGTGCATCTGTCGCACTTTCAGCACTTGAAGGTCGTAAGTTTAATGGCAAACACTTTCAAATAAGTTCAAAAGATGCCGCATTACGCGAAATTGAAATGGCTGAGAAATTTAACGCGTCGATTGTTGCTCTTGGTGAAAAGACTTACCCAAAGTGGTTACAATCGATAGATAGTGCACCCCCTCTTTTATATATTAAAGGTCATTCTGAATTAGGATGCAGGCCAAGTGTTGGTATTGTTGGGTCGCGAAATGCTTCTGGGGCGGGATTAAAGTTTGCTGCTCAGCTTGCACGAGACTTAAATGAACAAGGCTTTGTTATAACATCAGGTTTGGCCAGAGGAATTGATGCTGCAGCCCATAGTGCGTCCCTCTATCATGGTACGATTGCTGTTTTAGGAGGTGGACTTGATCATATTTATCCTGCGCAAAATGAGGAAATTTATCACAGAGTTGCTTCAGAAGGGCTTTTGGTCTCTGAACGACCTCTTGGTGTTTACGCTAAAGCTAAAGACTTTCCTCGAAGAAATCGATTAATTTCAGGCATTTCTCATGGAACGATTATTGTAGAAGCTGCGGTTCGTTCAGGGTCTCTAACAACCGCTCGTTTTGCTAGCGAACAAGGGCGTGAAGTTTTTGCCGTGCCTGGTCACCCGCTTGACCCGCGTGCAAATGGTACAAACCGGCTCATACAAGATGGCGCTACTTTAATCACGAATGCGCAAGATGTTATAGATGCATTACAACCTCAGATTAAATCTGAAGCATCAGATTTAAAGCTGCAAGGTTTTAGAGAAGACTTTGAGAGAGATGACACAACTTTAAGTTCGTCCACAACTCTAACTGATTATGAAAGCGGGACGGTTGACTTAAAACAGAGTGTTTTAGAAATACTTGGAACAACACCAATTGAACGTGATGTGTTGGTCAGATTATTAAAATGCACTGCTAAAGAACTGCAGATTGTGTTACTCGAGCTCGACTTGGAGGGCTGTATTGAACATCATGGTCAACAAAAACTATCCCTCAAGCAGGGATAA
- a CDS encoding thioredoxin family protein produces MAVVTPICNFGWQAPDFTLKGTDGKDYGLSDIKGEKATLVMFICNHCPYVKSIIDRIVRDVKELQGMGVGVVAICANDANEYEEDSFENMIEFAKDHGFTFPYLQDETQQIAKTYDAVCTPDFFGFDLNLGLQYRGRLDESRKEAAPIDVKRDLFEAMKQVVETGKGPEDQIPSMGCSIKWKTDAA; encoded by the coding sequence ATGGCTGTAGTAACTCCAATTTGTAATTTTGGCTGGCAAGCACCAGACTTCACCCTAAAAGGGACTGATGGTAAGGACTATGGACTGTCTGACATCAAAGGTGAAAAAGCAACGTTGGTTATGTTTATCTGTAATCATTGCCCCTATGTTAAATCAATCATTGATCGCATTGTGAGAGATGTGAAAGAGTTGCAAGGGATGGGCGTAGGGGTTGTGGCCATTTGCGCAAATGATGCCAATGAATATGAAGAAGACAGTTTTGAAAATATGATCGAGTTTGCCAAGGATCACGGTTTTACATTTCCTTATCTTCAAGACGAAACTCAACAAATCGCCAAAACTTATGATGCCGTTTGCACACCTGATTTTTTCGGATTTGATTTAAATTTAGGCTTGCAATACAGAGGCCGTCTAGATGAGAGCCGTAAAGAAGCTGCCCCAATTGATGTGAAAAGAGACCTGTTTGAGGCAATGAAACAAGTTGTCGAAACAGGAAAAGGGCCAGAAGATCAGATCCCGTCAATGGGCTGTTCTATCAAATGGAAAACGGATGCAGCGTGA
- the glnA gene encoding type I glutamate--ammonia ligase: protein MADANTVLAKIKDEDIKFVDLRFTDPRGKVQHVTMDVSEVNEDMFSEGVAFDGSSIAGWKDISQSDMTLMPDVDTVHIDPFFAQSTLAVFCDVTEPDTGEYYERDPRGIARKAENYLKSTGIGDTANFGPEPEFFIFDDVRFSSDPYNCGFKLDSSELPSNSDTEYEMGNLGHRPRTKGGYFPVPPVDSCQDIRSEMLSVMKDMGVGVEKHHHEVASAQHELGMKFNTLLKVADHVQIYKYAVHNVAHAYGKSATFMPKPVFGDNGTGMHVHQSIWKDGSPVFAGNQYADLSETCLHYIGGILKHAKVINAFANPITNSYKRLVPGYEAPVLLAYSSRNRSASCRIPHVASPNGKRIEIRFPDPAANPYLAFSAMLMAGLDGIENKINPGDPMDKNLYDLPAEELKSIPTVCGSLREALEELDGGRDFLKKGGVFTDDQIDGFIELKMEDVERFELMPHPVEFDMYYSI from the coding sequence ATGGCTGATGCAAATACAGTCTTGGCAAAAATCAAAGACGAAGACATTAAGTTTGTAGACCTTCGTTTTACTGATCCACGTGGTAAAGTTCAGCACGTTACTATGGATGTTAGTGAAGTTAACGAAGATATGTTTTCTGAAGGCGTAGCCTTTGACGGTTCATCGATTGCTGGTTGGAAAGATATTTCTCAATCAGATATGACGCTGATGCCTGATGTTGATACAGTTCACATTGATCCATTTTTTGCTCAATCAACTCTTGCTGTTTTTTGCGATGTTACTGAGCCAGATACTGGTGAATATTATGAACGCGATCCACGCGGCATTGCTCGTAAAGCTGAAAACTACCTGAAATCAACAGGTATTGGCGACACGGCTAACTTCGGCCCAGAACCTGAATTTTTCATCTTTGATGATGTTCGCTTTTCTTCAGACCCATACAATTGTGGTTTTAAACTTGATAGCTCTGAGCTTCCAAGCAACAGCGACACAGAATATGAAATGGGCAACCTTGGTCACCGTCCTCGCACTAAAGGCGGTTACTTCCCAGTTCCTCCAGTTGACTCATGCCAAGACATTCGCTCTGAAATGCTGAGCGTGATGAAAGACATGGGCGTTGGAGTTGAAAAGCATCACCACGAAGTGGCGTCAGCTCAACACGAACTTGGTATGAAGTTTAACACACTTCTTAAAGTTGCTGACCATGTGCAAATTTATAAATATGCCGTACACAACGTAGCACATGCTTATGGCAAGTCAGCTACATTTATGCCAAAACCAGTTTTTGGTGATAATGGTACTGGCATGCACGTGCACCAATCAATTTGGAAAGACGGCTCACCTGTTTTTGCTGGTAACCAATATGCTGACCTATCTGAGACTTGCCTACATTACATTGGCGGCATCTTGAAGCACGCTAAAGTAATTAATGCTTTTGCTAACCCGATTACTAACTCTTACAAGCGTCTTGTGCCTGGTTATGAAGCTCCTGTGCTTCTTGCTTACTCATCACGTAACCGTTCAGCTTCTTGCCGTATTCCACACGTTGCAAGCCCGAACGGCAAGCGTATTGAAATTCGCTTCCCGGATCCAGCTGCTAACCCATACCTTGCATTCTCTGCAATGCTTATGGCTGGCCTTGATGGTATTGAGAACAAGATCAACCCTGGTGACCCAATGGATAAGAACCTTTACGATCTTCCTGCTGAAGAACTAAAGAGCATTCCAACAGTTTGTGGCTCACTTCGCGAAGCTCTTGAAGAGCTTGATGGCGGCCGAGATTTCTTGAAAAAAGGCGGTGTGTTTACTGACGATCAAATCGATGGGTTTATCGAACTAAAAATGGAAGATGTTGAGCGCTTTGAGCTTATGCCTCACCCAGTTGAGTTTGACATGTACTACTCAATCTAA
- a CDS encoding bifunctional ADP-dependent NAD(P)H-hydrate dehydratase/NAD(P)H-hydrate epimerase has protein sequence MELFTISEMQKADGLAIEADISGIFLMEQAGLRVTSHIERISEGPCRVTIIAGPGNNGGDAFVVARRLKERAYKIDIFELCLKDGQTGRHQSDAKFMKEKWLEMGEEIHSLSDVADIRESLDQSSMLIDGLFGAGLNRDIEEPISSIINEINQANLDVLAIDIPSGVSGNTGQIMGTAIQSSYTCTFHRPKQGHYLYPGRDLCGELHIENIGIPHRVNIQLSPKQKINSPEIWSRSLDKQTINSHKYHNGSVLVISGDQTMQGAAVLSANAAVKAGAGLVTMTVNKKELQAHPKSYAAIMLAKLPEGKADEVFHSFIRSKKITASLIGPGSMPDIKTQERALALLKTSKRVVFDAGALTAFKGKQELLSAGIKNREVSGEASRKTLEPTVVLTPHEGEFKTLFPDLDVKNKIEAAREAAKRMYAVIVLKGADTVIASPDGRVIVNANAPATLASAGTGDVLAGIITGLIANTDRPLFEAAAAAVYIHGECANKITTELVADELIDHIADMKQALISHS, from the coding sequence ATGGAATTATTCACCATATCTGAAATGCAAAAAGCAGATGGGTTGGCGATTGAAGCTGATATAAGTGGCATTTTTCTGATGGAACAAGCCGGCTTGCGCGTTACCAGCCATATTGAGCGAATTTCAGAAGGGCCGTGCCGTGTAACCATTATAGCTGGACCAGGCAATAACGGAGGTGATGCTTTTGTAGTCGCGCGGCGTTTAAAAGAAAGAGCCTATAAAATAGACATATTTGAGCTCTGCTTAAAAGATGGGCAAACAGGTAGGCATCAATCTGACGCAAAGTTTATGAAAGAAAAATGGTTAGAAATGGGGGAGGAGATCCATTCATTATCAGATGTTGCTGATATTAGAGAAAGTCTGGATCAATCCTCAATGCTAATTGATGGTCTTTTTGGAGCTGGTTTAAACCGTGACATAGAGGAGCCCATATCTTCTATAATCAATGAAATTAATCAGGCAAACCTTGATGTTTTGGCAATAGATATTCCATCTGGTGTGAGTGGTAATACAGGACAAATTATGGGGACAGCAATACAAAGCTCGTACACCTGCACTTTCCACCGGCCAAAACAAGGGCATTATCTTTATCCAGGGCGAGATCTTTGCGGAGAGCTACATATAGAAAATATTGGCATACCCCATCGTGTAAATATTCAATTATCACCAAAGCAAAAAATAAATTCACCTGAAATATGGAGCCGCAGTTTAGATAAGCAAACTATAAATTCACATAAATATCATAATGGGAGCGTTCTTGTGATCTCAGGAGATCAAACCATGCAAGGAGCAGCCGTATTATCCGCTAATGCAGCTGTGAAGGCAGGTGCAGGCCTGGTTACAATGACTGTGAACAAGAAAGAGCTACAAGCGCACCCAAAATCATATGCAGCCATTATGTTGGCCAAGCTACCAGAAGGTAAGGCTGATGAGGTGTTTCATTCGTTTATCAGATCTAAAAAAATTACAGCTTCATTAATCGGTCCAGGAAGTATGCCTGATATCAAAACGCAGGAAAGAGCGTTAGCATTACTTAAAACAAGTAAGAGAGTTGTTTTTGATGCAGGTGCTCTTACTGCATTTAAAGGCAAACAAGAGCTATTAAGTGCAGGAATAAAAAATCGTGAAGTGTCAGGAGAGGCATCGCGAAAGACATTAGAGCCAACTGTTGTTCTCACCCCTCATGAAGGAGAATTTAAAACTCTATTTCCTGATTTAGATGTAAAGAATAAAATAGAAGCTGCACGAGAAGCAGCCAAACGAATGTATGCTGTAATAGTATTAAAGGGTGCTGATACAGTCATTGCCTCCCCGGATGGGAGGGTGATTGTAAACGCAAATGCACCTGCAACTTTAGCCAGCGCTGGGACCGGTGATGTTCTGGCAGGAATTATAACGGGGCTAATAGCAAATACTGATAGACCTCTTTTTGAGGCGGCGGCTGCAGCAGTTTATATTCACGGGGAATGTGCAAATAAAATAACAACAGAATTGGTGGCAGACGAATTAATCGATCATATAGCTGATATGAAACAAGCCCTTATAAGTCATTCTTAG
- the znuA gene encoding zinc ABC transporter substrate-binding protein ZnuA — MVYPKFNKLLSFLSVFLITLFSAFPLVHADEKNSSPKVVVTIKPLHSLVSGVMKGVGEPTLLLKGASSPHHFQIKPSDALAIKRADLIVRIGPLLETPMNKVLKSLSNTNSVLDVVDLDGITHYKMRTKHHHHDDHDDHKEEHAKHDNHDDHDDHDHKKKHAKHNDHDDHDHKEKHAKHDDHDDHDHKNDESSEKDPHIWLHPGNAKTTVLALAKRLAELDPKNSNTYKKNAAELSGQLDKLSLEINALMKPLDDRSYMVFHDAYQYLTASHDLQFSGAITLNPATPPSAKHLKELISRLKEKKVACIFSEVQYNPNLVKTLSEGHKVKTAVLDPIGAKLKAGPAAYFTMMKNLSTEINKCMKP; from the coding sequence ATGGTTTATCCAAAATTTAATAAATTACTTTCTTTCTTATCAGTGTTTCTTATAACACTGTTTTCTGCGTTCCCTCTTGTTCATGCCGATGAGAAAAATTCTTCTCCTAAAGTTGTGGTAACAATTAAACCACTGCACAGCTTGGTTAGCGGTGTGATGAAAGGTGTTGGAGAACCAACCCTTCTTCTTAAGGGGGCTTCTAGTCCGCATCATTTCCAGATTAAACCTTCCGATGCATTGGCCATTAAAAGAGCTGACCTTATTGTACGGATTGGACCTCTACTTGAAACTCCAATGAATAAAGTTCTTAAGTCGCTGAGCAATACAAATTCTGTTCTGGACGTAGTCGATTTAGATGGTATTACTCATTACAAAATGAGGACTAAGCACCATCATCATGATGATCACGACGATCATAAAGAAGAACATGCAAAGCATGACAACCATGATGATCATGATGACCATGATCATAAGAAAAAACATGCTAAGCATAATGACCATGATGATCACGATCATAAAGAAAAACATGCTAAGCATGACGACCATGATGATCATGATCATAAGAATGACGAAAGCTCAGAAAAAGATCCGCATATCTGGCTTCATCCTGGCAACGCGAAAACAACGGTCTTAGCTCTAGCTAAAAGATTAGCTGAACTTGATCCTAAGAACAGCAATACATATAAGAAAAATGCCGCTGAACTTTCTGGTCAACTTGATAAATTATCGCTTGAGATAAATGCTCTTATGAAACCATTAGATGATCGCTCATATATGGTTTTTCACGATGCTTATCAGTATTTAACGGCATCGCACGATTTGCAATTTTCTGGCGCAATTACTCTTAACCCGGCAACTCCGCCGAGCGCAAAACACCTGAAAGAATTGATTAGTAGATTAAAAGAGAAAAAGGTTGCCTGCATATTTTCTGAAGTTCAGTACAACCCTAATTTAGTCAAAACTCTTTCTGAAGGACATAAAGTTAAGACAGCTGTGCTTGACCCAATTGGCGCCAAACTAAAAGCTGGCCCGGCTGCTTATTTCACTATGATGAAGAATTTAAGTACAGAGATCAATAAATGCATGAAGCCTTAG
- a CDS encoding rhodanese-like domain-containing protein translates to MSQKITKHIKDMVADARGQINEVEPNEAISLIGDEGTVIVDIRDVRERQREGFIEGAMHVPRGMLEFWIDPDSPYHKPLFAEDKHFIFHCASGWRSALATKTASDMGLKPVSHIKGGFSEWIKAGGPVSK, encoded by the coding sequence ATGTCGCAAAAAATCACAAAACACATCAAAGACATGGTGGCAGATGCAAGAGGCCAAATTAATGAGGTTGAGCCCAATGAGGCAATCAGTCTCATTGGCGATGAGGGCACTGTCATAGTAGACATAAGAGATGTACGAGAGCGCCAAAGAGAAGGTTTTATAGAAGGGGCTATGCATGTGCCACGCGGCATGCTCGAATTTTGGATTGATCCGGATAGCCCTTATCATAAACCATTATTTGCAGAAGATAAGCATTTCATCTTTCATTGTGCATCAGGCTGGCGCTCAGCTTTAGCAACGAAAACGGCAAGTGACATGGGGCTAAAACCGGTCTCTCATATTAAAGGTGGGTTTTCAGAATGGATCAAAGCCGGTGGCCCTGTAAGTAAATAA